The genomic interval AATTAGTTTGCATAGCAACCGTTCTAATCTGCTCTTTCGGATTGTTCCAAGTTTCAAAAATGGAATCATTGTAGATCAACTCTACTTTAACCAAACCTTCAGGAATACGGAACTTGATGGGAGTGTTTTGCCCATACTTCACTTGAATTAACGATCCTGGCAAATCAAATTTTGCCATTAAAGTGTCCTCTGTTTCTCCTCCGTTTTCTTTCAGTAGTGGAACGATTACAAACGCAGCTATTACAAGGATTAAAATCGCTATGATTCCGTATTTTTTCATCATTAAATGAGATTCATTATTTCTGAAGCATCAATTTCACTGTGAGTTGCCGAATAAATCACTTGGTGGTGATTCATCAAAATAGCTTGTGGTGATTGATGTTCTACTTTCATTAGTTGTTCTATTTCTGCAGACAATGCCCTGTATGCTAACAAATCCAAATACACACACGTGCAATTTTGTGGATTCATTTTATTTTCAAAACGATTGAGTGCCATGGAAGAAATGCTACAACGTGTGCTGTGTTTGAAGAACACAACAGGTTTCGCTTCAGAAGATTCTATCAGCTCATGCAATTGGTCTGAACTTGTTAATTTCACCCATGGAAACACTTCTTTCTCTTTGCTTGAAAATAATCCCATCTTAAAAATTGACTCCTTTAAATTGTTTCAAAAAACGCACATCATTCTCCGAATAAAGTCTTAAATCGTTTACACGGAATTTTAATTGCGCAATGCGTTCGATTCCCATTCCAAATGCAAATCCAGTATATGTTTCAGAATCAATTCCAGAAGCTTCCAACACGTTTGGATCTACCATTCCACAACCCAAAATTTCCAACCAGCCAGTATACTTACAGACGTTACAACCTTTCGAATTACAAATAGTACAAGAAACATCTACCTCAGCACTTGGCTCTGTAAAGGGAAAATAGGAAGGCCTTAGACGAATTTTTGCCTTGTCTCCAAATAAAGATTTCGCAAAATAATCGAGGGTTTGTTTCAAATCTGCAAAGGACACATTTTTATCGATGTACAATCCTTCCACTTGGTGAAAGAAACAATGTGCACGTGCAGAGATTGCCTCATTTCGATAAACCCTTCCTGGAGAAATTGTTCGAATAGGAGGCGTGGAAGATTCCATTACTCGTACTTGAACGGAAGACGTATGCGTTCTCAATGCCATTTCACGCACACCTTTCTCAATAAAAAAAGTGTCTTGCATATCCCTTGCAGGATGTTCTGGCGGAAAATTCAATGCGGAAAAGTTATGCCAATCATCTTCAATTTCTGGTCCTTCAGAAACAGAATAACCAATGCGTTCAAAAATTGCCAAAATTTCACTTCGAACAATCGAAAGCGGATGTCTTGCTCCCAAAGCAAGGGGTTCTGGAGT from Fluviicola taffensis DSM 16823 carries:
- the ytxJ gene encoding bacillithiol system redox-active protein YtxJ — protein: MGLFSSKEKEVFPWVKLTSSDQLHELIESSEAKPVVFFKHSTRCSISSMALNRFENKMNPQNCTCVYLDLLAYRALSAEIEQLMKVEHQSPQAILMNHHQVIYSATHSEIDASEIMNLI
- the pheS gene encoding phenylalanine--tRNA ligase subunit alpha yields the protein MKEQIAAAKEAIENYAVTDMNAVEAFRIHFLGSKGELKNLFGELKNVPNEEKKEVGQLLNALRLQAEEKWIVSKDNLENTTATDSDVDVTRTPEPLALGARHPLSIVRSEILAIFERIGYSVSEGPEIEDDWHNFSALNFPPEHPARDMQDTFFIEKGVREMALRTHTSSVQVRVMESSTPPIRTISPGRVYRNEAISARAHCFFHQVEGLYIDKNVSFADLKQTLDYFAKSLFGDKAKIRLRPSYFPFTEPSAEVDVSCTICNSKGCNVCKYTGWLEILGCGMVDPNVLEASGIDSETYTGFAFGMGIERIAQLKFRVNDLRLYSENDVRFLKQFKGVNF